A region of Jaculus jaculus isolate mJacJac1 chromosome 16, mJacJac1.mat.Y.cur, whole genome shotgun sequence DNA encodes the following proteins:
- the LOC123455279 gene encoding dynein axonemal heavy chain 11-like: MAARAEVRTERLALEADPELAGTAEPEDEEEDGEEDEEAAAARRARRFARDPRVSFLGGRLCQVLRLPEEKWSQCLESEDNRQILGGFLESTSPDCLVFGVPTAGQLVAFPEIPRDAKHKLVYLIKKTAESTGEKDFSRTVLFGELPVLSLTHITTFLDEILVPILSNKKNHKSWSCFTSQDMERHVEALKNKIHVFRGKMSRRTLLPIPTIAESIDLEQDYSENRLQSDERKIIHAIESVVIKWSHQIQEIMAKALVQPLLNGHRLTPEAELDFWAVRRENLECTYRQLQAPVVLKMAQILQTRQSSYFPTLKEIFMAVDYGKTPVPDPGFTITVCP, translated from the exons ATGGCTGCCCGAGCGGAGGTCCGGACGGAGCGCCTCGCCCTCGAGGCGGACCCGGAGCTGGCGGGCACCGCGGAGCCCGAGGACGaggaagaggatggggaggaggacgaggaggcgGCGGCCGCCCGGAGAGCGCGGCGATTCGCCCGAGACCCCCGGGTCAGCTTCCTGGGCGGTCGCCTGTGCCAAGTGCTCCGGCTCCCCGAGGAAAAGTGGAGCCAGTGCTTGGAGAGCGAGGACAACCGACAGATCCTGGGGGGCTTTCTGGAAAGCACGAGCCCCGACTGCTTGGTGTTCGGTGTCCCAACTGCAGGGCAGCTGGTGGCCTTCCCGGAG ATTCCAAGAGATGCCAAACATAAGCTTGTTTATCTCATCAAGAAGACGGCCGAGAGCACTGGAGAGAAGGATTTCTCCCGAACAGTTTTGTTTGGAGAACTGCCTGTGTTGTCTCTCACTCACATAACTACTTTCCTAGATGAG ATATTAGTGCCAATTCTTTCTAATAAGAAAAATCACAAATCCTGGTCATGCTTTACTTCTCAAGATATGGAACGCCATGTCGAAGCCTTGAAAAACAAGATACATGTTTTTAGAGGCAAAATGTCTAGAAGAACTCTTCTACCAATTCCTACCATTGCGGAAAGCATTGACCTGGAACAGGACTATTCAGAGAACAG GTTGCAGTCAGATGAGAGGAAAATTATCCATGCAATTGAATCCGTGGTGATTAAGTGGTCACATCAAATCCAAGAAATCATGGCAAAAGCTTTGGTGCAGCCTTTGCTCAATGGCCATCGCCTGACTCCTGAGGCCGAGCTGGACTTCTGGGCCGTGAGGAGGGAAAACCTGGAATGCACTTACCGCCAA cTTCAGGCTCCTGTTGTCCTCAAGATGGCTCAGATACTGCAAACTAGGCAGAGCAGTTACTTTCCTACTCTGAAGGAGATCTTCATGGCTGTGGACTACGGTAAGACCCCAGTCCCT